The Caulobacter sp. FWC26 genome contains a region encoding:
- a CDS encoding glutathione S-transferase family protein yields the protein MKLYGEAMPAPNPRRVRIFLAEKGVEVPEIRIGMREGGHRSPEHLARNSLGQVPVLELDDGTTISETIAICRYFEVLHPDPPLFGVSALEQAHIEMWTRRMEFRLMVPVGMFWRHAHPLTARLLKQNVEFGESNREVVEKAQLWLDRELSDGRPYLTGDTYTIADITGQTTLDFADFTGLSTPAEAKHVLAWRERMAARPSATA from the coding sequence ATGAAGCTCTACGGCGAAGCCATGCCCGCGCCAAACCCGCGCCGGGTGCGTATCTTCCTGGCCGAAAAGGGCGTGGAGGTTCCGGAAATCCGCATCGGCATGCGCGAGGGCGGGCATCGCAGTCCCGAACACCTGGCGCGCAACAGTCTGGGGCAGGTGCCGGTGCTGGAACTGGATGACGGAACCACGATCAGCGAGACCATCGCCATCTGCCGCTACTTCGAGGTGCTGCACCCTGACCCGCCCCTGTTCGGTGTCAGCGCGCTTGAGCAGGCGCATATTGAGATGTGGACCCGTCGCATGGAGTTTCGCCTGATGGTCCCCGTCGGCATGTTCTGGCGCCACGCCCATCCGCTGACCGCGCGCTTGTTGAAGCAGAACGTCGAGTTCGGGGAATCCAATCGTGAGGTGGTCGAGAAGGCGCAGCTCTGGCTGGATCGCGAGTTGTCGGACGGCCGGCCCTACCTGACCGGCGACACCTATACGATCGCCGACATCACCGGGCAGACCACGCTGGACTTCGCCGACTTCACGGGGCTTTCGACACCGGCGGAAGCCAAGCACGTCCTGGCCTGGCGCGAGCGGATGGCCGCCCGCCCCAGTGCGACCGCGTGA
- a CDS encoding methyltransferase: MSLDVEAFIRERLPLEPVLGAPEVRLHRAGPHSGLMRLAEADPDFEPPYWSRPWGGGLVLARHVLDNPDLVAGRRVMDLGAGSGLVAIAAALAGAAKVVAVDVDPYAITAARLNAAANGVALSYLRADLTRGAPPDVDLILVGDLFYARGLARRVEAFLRRCQSAGVSVLIGDPGREALPAARLHVVAEHPVVDYGDPGGAVRNAAVYALI; the protein is encoded by the coding sequence TTGAGCCTGGACGTCGAGGCCTTCATTCGCGAGCGGTTGCCGCTCGAGCCCGTCCTGGGCGCGCCGGAGGTGCGCCTGCATCGCGCCGGGCCGCACAGCGGCCTCATGCGCTTGGCCGAGGCGGATCCAGACTTCGAGCCACCCTACTGGTCGCGCCCCTGGGGCGGGGGTCTGGTCCTGGCCCGGCACGTGCTGGATAACCCCGACCTCGTGGCCGGCCGGCGTGTGATGGACCTGGGCGCCGGCTCGGGTCTGGTGGCCATCGCCGCCGCGCTGGCGGGCGCGGCCAAAGTCGTCGCCGTGGACGTGGATCCCTACGCGATCACCGCAGCGCGACTGAACGCGGCGGCCAACGGCGTGGCGTTGTCGTATCTGCGGGCTGATCTGACGCGCGGGGCGCCGCCCGATGTGGACCTGATCCTGGTGGGCGATCTGTTCTATGCGCGAGGTCTGGCCCGCCGGGTGGAGGCCTTTCTTCGCCGTTGCCAGTCGGCCGGGGTGTCCGTGCTGATCGGCGACCCCGGGCGGGAAGCGCTGCCGGCGGCGCGTCTGCACGTCGTCGCCGAGCACCCGGTCGTCGACTATGGCGATCCGGGCGGAGCGGTCAGGAACGCCGCCGTATACGCGCTGATCTAG
- a CDS encoding ABC-F family ATP-binding cassette domain-containing protein yields the protein MSFVTLDSVAAATPDGRLLFENLNLSIGAERIGLVGRNGAGKSTLLALIVGARAPSAGTVARTGSVGLLDQVPDLSDQARLVDLLGVGAAWDRLSRIECGEGDAVDLNEADWTLPTRLEQALAEVGLTEVVPEQPVAALSGGQATRAGLARLLIAAPDVLLLDEPTNNLDAEARDAVGRLLSRWRGGAVVVSHDRALLRGMDRIVELSSLGARSYGGGYDLYAERKALEAEAAQRELDHAEKEVRRVAREAQVARERKDRRDAAGRRFADRGGTPKVLLGAMAERAENSGARAGKLADKLAAQAETARASAEARVERARALGFELPSSGLPEGRTVLTLDDLGFAWPGREPVIDGLSFRVCGPERLAVSGPDGAGKTTLIRLVTGDLAPTHGTVSLGVPVALLDQRAAVLRDQETILENFRRLNPASSLNDAHAALARFLFRNTAAHQMCGTLSGGERLRAALACVLCGATPPQLLVLDEPTNHLDLASIAAIETALSAYDGALQVVSHDQDFLRAIGVTRHIRLGDRRH from the coding sequence ATGTCCTTCGTCACTCTGGATTCCGTCGCCGCCGCCACGCCTGACGGCCGGCTTCTCTTCGAAAATCTGAACCTCTCGATCGGGGCCGAGCGCATCGGTCTCGTCGGACGCAACGGCGCGGGCAAGAGCACCTTGCTGGCGCTGATTGTCGGCGCGCGGGCGCCGTCCGCCGGGACCGTCGCTCGGACCGGTTCGGTCGGCCTGCTGGATCAGGTTCCAGATCTCTCCGATCAGGCCCGGCTGGTCGACCTTCTGGGCGTCGGCGCGGCCTGGGATCGCCTGTCACGGATCGAATGCGGCGAAGGCGACGCGGTCGACTTGAACGAGGCCGACTGGACCTTGCCGACGCGGCTCGAGCAGGCCTTGGCCGAGGTTGGCCTGACCGAGGTCGTACCCGAGCAGCCGGTCGCGGCGCTGTCGGGCGGCCAGGCGACGCGCGCGGGTCTGGCCCGGCTGCTGATCGCTGCGCCCGACGTGCTGCTGCTGGACGAGCCCACCAACAATCTCGACGCCGAGGCCCGCGATGCGGTCGGGCGGCTGCTGTCGCGCTGGCGGGGTGGCGCGGTGGTGGTCAGTCATGACCGCGCGCTGCTGCGCGGCATGGACCGGATCGTGGAGCTGTCGTCGCTCGGCGCGCGGTCCTACGGCGGCGGCTATGATCTCTATGCCGAGCGCAAGGCGCTGGAGGCCGAGGCCGCCCAGCGTGAACTTGACCACGCGGAGAAGGAGGTCCGGCGTGTGGCCCGCGAGGCTCAGGTCGCGCGCGAGCGCAAGGACCGCCGCGACGCAGCCGGTCGTCGTTTCGCCGATCGTGGCGGGACTCCGAAGGTCCTTTTGGGGGCTATGGCCGAGCGGGCGGAGAACAGCGGGGCAAGGGCGGGCAAGCTCGCCGACAAGCTGGCGGCCCAGGCGGAGACCGCCAGGGCCTCGGCCGAGGCGCGGGTGGAACGCGCGCGGGCCCTGGGCTTCGAACTCCCGTCGAGCGGCCTGCCCGAGGGCCGCACGGTGCTGACCCTCGACGATCTCGGCTTCGCCTGGCCCGGCCGCGAACCCGTGATCGACGGCCTGTCATTCCGGGTTTGTGGACCCGAACGCCTGGCGGTCAGTGGGCCCGACGGCGCGGGAAAGACCACGCTGATCCGCCTCGTCACCGGCGATCTGGCGCCGACGCACGGGACGGTGAGTCTCGGCGTGCCGGTGGCCCTGCTTGACCAGCGCGCCGCCGTACTAAGGGACCAGGAGACGATCCTGGAGAATTTCCGGCGACTGAACCCGGCGTCCAGCCTCAATGACGCCCATGCGGCGCTGGCCCGCTTCCTGTTCCGCAACACGGCGGCCCACCAGATGTGCGGAACCTTGAGCGGCGGCGAGCGCTTGCGCGCGGCCCTGGCCTGCGTACTGTGCGGCGCCACCCCGCCGCAACTGCTGGTGCTGGACGAGCCGACCAACCACCTTGATCTGGCCTCCATCGCGGCGATCGAGACCGCGCTTTCGGCCTATGACGGCGCGCTGCAGGTTGTCAGCCACGACCAGGATTTCCTAAGGGCGATCGGCGTGACACGACACATCCGCTTGGGAGACCGCCGCCATTGA
- the uvrA gene encoding excinuclease ABC subunit UvrA encodes MAEQLNFIRVRGAREHNLKDVSVDIPRGELVVLTGLSGSGKSSLAFDTIYAEGQRRYVESLSAYARQFLELMSKPDVDLIEGLSPAISIEQKTTSRNPRSTVGTVTEIHDYMRLLWARVGVPYSPATGLPIESQTISQMVDKITALPEGTRLYLLAPVVRDRKGEYKKEIAEWQKAGFQRLKIDGEFYPIEDAPALDKKFKHDIDVVVDRVVTKPDMEQRLADSIEQALRLADGLAVAEFATIEEGETEPKRILFSERFACPVSGFTIAEIEPRLFSFNNPAGACPVCDGLGAKLAFDADLVIPDKDKSLHKGAVAPWAKGPSPLYTQTLQALARHYGFSMDEPWHKLSADARDVVLNGSKGQKIKFVYDDNARKYEVEKPFEGVLPNLERRWRETDSSWVREELGRFQSDTPCETCHGKRLKPEALAVKVSGKDIAEVSMMAIRPARDWFSGLEDQLTAKQMEIARRILKEINDRLRFLVDVGLDYLNMSRGSGTLSGGESQRIRLASQIGSGLTGVLYVLDEPSIGLHQRDNTRLLTSLQGLRDLGNSVLIVEHDEEAILTADYVIDMGPAAGVHGGEIVAQGKPAEIMANPKSLTGQYLTGAREIEVPEQRRPFSKKKMLRVVGATGNNLKGVTAEIPVGTFTCITGVSGGGKSTFTIETLYKAAARRLNNASDAPAPHERIEGLEHFDKVIDIDQSPIGRTPRSNPATYTGAFGPIRDWFAGLPESKARGYGPGRFSFNVKGGRCEACQGDGVIKIEMHFLPDVYVTCDICKGKRYNRETLDVVFKGKTIADVLDMTVEEAADFFKAVPPIRDKMETLKRVGLSYIKVGQQATTLSGGEAQRVKLSKELSKRATGRTLYILDEPTTGLHFEDTKKLLEVLHELVDQGNTVVVIEHNLDVVKTADWLLDFGPEGGDGGGEIVAVGSPQDVAKVEASWTGRYLKELLDRHEERRKARVAQLKAAKRA; translated from the coding sequence ATGGCTGAGCAACTGAACTTCATCCGCGTTCGCGGAGCCCGTGAGCACAATCTCAAGGACGTCAGCGTCGACATCCCGCGCGGCGAGCTGGTCGTGCTGACCGGCCTGTCGGGCTCGGGCAAGTCGTCTCTGGCTTTCGACACGATCTACGCCGAGGGCCAGCGCCGTTACGTGGAGAGCCTGTCGGCCTACGCCCGCCAGTTCCTGGAGCTGATGAGCAAGCCCGACGTCGATCTGATCGAAGGCCTCTCGCCCGCGATCTCGATCGAGCAGAAGACCACCAGCCGCAACCCGCGCTCGACCGTCGGCACGGTGACCGAGATCCACGACTACATGCGCCTGCTGTGGGCGCGCGTCGGGGTCCCCTATTCGCCCGCCACCGGCCTGCCGATCGAGAGCCAGACCATCAGCCAGATGGTCGACAAGATCACCGCCCTGCCCGAAGGCACGCGTCTCTACCTGCTCGCCCCCGTCGTCCGCGACCGCAAGGGCGAGTACAAGAAAGAGATCGCCGAGTGGCAGAAGGCCGGCTTTCAGCGGTTGAAGATCGACGGCGAGTTCTATCCGATCGAGGACGCTCCGGCCCTCGACAAGAAGTTCAAGCACGACATCGACGTGGTCGTGGACCGCGTGGTGACCAAGCCCGACATGGAGCAGCGCCTGGCCGACTCCATCGAGCAGGCTTTGCGCCTGGCCGATGGCCTGGCTGTCGCCGAGTTCGCCACCATCGAGGAGGGCGAGACTGAGCCCAAGCGCATCCTGTTCTCCGAACGCTTCGCCTGCCCGGTCAGCGGCTTCACGATCGCCGAGATCGAGCCGCGCCTGTTCTCGTTCAACAATCCGGCCGGCGCCTGCCCGGTCTGCGACGGCCTGGGCGCGAAGCTGGCCTTCGACGCCGATCTGGTCATCCCCGACAAGGACAAGAGCCTGCACAAGGGCGCGGTCGCCCCTTGGGCGAAGGGACCCTCACCGCTCTACACCCAGACCCTGCAGGCCCTGGCGCGGCACTACGGCTTCTCGATGGACGAGCCGTGGCACAAGCTGTCGGCCGACGCCCGCGACGTGGTGCTGAATGGCTCCAAGGGCCAGAAGATCAAGTTCGTCTATGACGACAACGCCCGCAAATACGAGGTCGAAAAGCCCTTTGAAGGCGTGCTGCCGAACCTGGAGCGCCGCTGGCGCGAGACCGACTCCAGCTGGGTGCGTGAGGAGCTGGGGCGCTTCCAGTCCGACACGCCCTGCGAGACCTGCCACGGCAAACGCCTGAAGCCGGAAGCCCTGGCAGTGAAGGTGTCCGGCAAGGACATCGCCGAGGTCTCGATGATGGCGATCCGCCCCGCGCGGGACTGGTTCAGCGGCCTGGAAGACCAGCTGACCGCCAAGCAGATGGAGATCGCCCGGCGGATTCTGAAGGAGATCAACGACCGCCTGCGGTTCCTGGTCGATGTGGGCCTGGACTATCTGAACATGTCGCGCGGCTCGGGCACGCTGTCGGGCGGCGAGAGCCAGCGGATCCGCCTGGCCAGCCAGATCGGATCGGGCCTGACCGGGGTTCTCTACGTGCTGGATGAGCCGTCGATCGGCCTGCACCAACGCGACAACACCCGCCTGCTGACCTCGCTGCAGGGCCTGCGGGACCTCGGCAACTCGGTGCTGATCGTCGAGCACGACGAAGAAGCCATCCTGACCGCCGACTACGTGATCGACATGGGCCCGGCCGCCGGCGTCCATGGCGGCGAGATCGTCGCCCAGGGCAAGCCCGCCGAAATCATGGCCAATCCCAAGAGCCTGACCGGCCAGTACCTGACCGGCGCCCGCGAGATCGAGGTGCCTGAGCAGCGCCGGCCGTTTAGCAAGAAGAAGATGCTGCGCGTCGTCGGCGCCACCGGCAACAACCTGAAAGGCGTCACGGCCGAGATCCCGGTCGGGACCTTCACCTGCATCACCGGCGTGTCGGGCGGCGGCAAGTCGACCTTCACGATCGAGACCCTGTACAAGGCCGCCGCGCGCCGTCTGAACAACGCCAGCGACGCCCCCGCCCCGCACGAGCGGATCGAGGGCCTTGAGCACTTCGACAAGGTCATCGACATCGACCAGTCGCCGATCGGCCGCACCCCGCGCTCGAACCCGGCGACCTATACCGGCGCCTTCGGCCCGATCCGCGACTGGTTCGCCGGCCTGCCGGAAAGCAAGGCGCGCGGCTATGGCCCGGGCCGGTTCAGCTTCAACGTCAAGGGCGGCCGCTGCGAGGCCTGTCAGGGCGACGGCGTCATCAAGATCGAGATGCACTTCCTGCCCGACGTCTACGTCACCTGCGATATCTGCAAGGGCAAGCGCTACAACCGCGAGACCCTGGATGTCGTGTTCAAGGGCAAGACGATCGCCGACGTGCTGGACATGACGGTCGAGGAGGCCGCCGACTTCTTCAAGGCCGTGCCGCCGATCCGCGACAAGATGGAAACGCTCAAGCGCGTCGGCCTCAGCTACATCAAGGTCGGCCAGCAGGCCACGACCCTGTCGGGCGGCGAGGCCCAGCGCGTGAAGCTGTCCAAGGAGCTCAGCAAGCGCGCCACCGGCCGCACGCTGTACATCCTCGACGAGCCGACCACCGGCCTGCACTTCGAGGACACCAAGAAGCTGCTCGAGGTGCTGCATGAGCTGGTCGACCAGGGCAACACCGTGGTCGTCATCGAGCACAATCTGGACGTGGTGAAGACGGCGGACTGGCTGCTCGACTTCGGCCCCGAGGGCGGCGACGGCGGCGGCGAGATCGTCGCGGTGGGCTCGCCTCAGGACGTGGCCAAGGTCGAGGCCAGCTGGACCGGCCGCTATCTGAAGGAGCTGCTGGACCGCCACGAGGAGCGCCGCAAGGCGCGCGTGGCGCAGCTGAAAGCCGCCAAGCGCGCCTAG
- a CDS encoding rod-binding protein, with product MSLLSALTSLPPRIDAAAATAKQLVVSAEEKVKRARIAETAKTFEASFLSVMTQQMFEGVKTSAPFGGGNGEEMFKSVLTDAISKEITKAGGVGLASTIQREMLKLQGLKE from the coding sequence ATGAGCTTGCTTTCCGCCCTGACCAGCCTGCCCCCTCGCATCGACGCCGCAGCAGCGACCGCCAAGCAGCTCGTCGTGTCGGCCGAGGAGAAGGTCAAACGCGCCCGGATCGCCGAGACCGCCAAGACCTTCGAGGCCTCATTCCTGTCAGTGATGACGCAGCAGATGTTCGAGGGGGTGAAGACCTCCGCGCCCTTCGGCGGCGGCAACGGCGAGGAGATGTTCAAGTCGGTCCTGACCGACGCGATCTCCAAGGAAATCACCAAGGCCGGCGGGGTGGGCCTGGCCTCCACCATCCAGCGCGAAATGCTGAAGCTTCAGGGTCTGAAGGAGTAG